In Ascaphus truei isolate aAscTru1 chromosome 12, aAscTru1.hap1, whole genome shotgun sequence, the following are encoded in one genomic region:
- the C12H11orf16 gene encoding uncharacterized protein C11orf16 homolog yields MPFVLVAQACLVCSGLAVAVHDCSYSNKHSNRETLDFLANPHSAGRIPESSAAKNRQHQMLSSLTSLHRMDHYMRPLCSGHNYCSMVPSLSPHSCNGPICHPEPLCACSVAAHPCATHHSLPPRCLWTSHLPHFSSISCKNVAGQKTFPCLSLLTIHETVLARRQHDGFYYLATVKQEEEQGMFLIGFNKPCAEGERYQTMLQKTEVGDIVQYLDALRHCILPGDNVLAPWEPELTRYGPGTVTMGIETRDPLRATEDEALTVSFWNGKRIKVPLGVAVWISPSAYKMIVDMLHLPISSRQKHRDTAQNSTTYVKQDRFTTVPVHMCTADHFYKHKCPHRVAHPHYTHQHCTCCCFPTHSQCTCCYDPKCQDWWPLSPTTTVYVQGRKEQEEDQHMNSIARGRESPRRVDDVHLSSSTSEEDDGSHDDDESVDETYLSHSTMVDSAVNTDSSLWEKPSYDISDRPDWKYWKQSQPEPHHRKPGSSVSSNKFKTKTSESNSSVFLPNAVGLANQRALFQTILDSPARRLTVKDVLIHKDFNPSYRQRAPPVVERLGETEMDFFCQKQASLEQQQKNKTQHLEWEQKREQEADQKYNDIQEAHRKKTLQHFKDEALKVKKQILRNERNIKAKQDARENHKLRTQTLAAEDKQREQRRLDHLQHVRERLDQKEYEKCAANEQKQINSLEARRRRMDNHYKQVAEKVFQAEQRETQSGSDKPQYIQA; encoded by the exons ATGCCTTTTGTTttagtagcccaagcatgcttaGTCTGCTCTGGCCTTGCAGTTGCTGTTCATGACTGCAGCTATAGTAACAAACATAGCAACCGGGAAACATTAGACTTTCTTGCAAACCCTCACTCGGCTGGCAGAATTCCTGAGAGCAGCGCGGCCAAAAACCGTCAGCATCAAATGCTCTCCTCACTG ACCTCGCTTCACAGGATGGATCATTACATGAGACCGTTATGTTCAGGTCACAATTACTGCAGTATGGTGCCTTCACTGAGCCCGCACTCTTGCAATGGTCCGATTTGTCATCCAGAACCTCTCTGCGCATGTTCTGTCGCAGCCCATCCTTGTGCCACCCACCACTCCCTCCCTCCAAG atgccTATGGACAAGTCATTTGCCTCATTTCTCAAGCATAAGCTGTAAGAATGTAGCTGGACAGAAAACATTTCCATGTCTATCCCTGTTAACGATACATGAAACAGTACTGGCAAGAAGGCAGCATGATGGATTTTACTATCTTGCTACAGTAAAACAAGAG GAAGAACAGGGGATGTTCCTGATTGGATTTAATAAGCCATGTGCAGAGGGAGAAAGATACCAGACCATGTTGCAAAAGACAGAAGTCGGTGACATCGTTCAGTACTTGGATGCGCTGAGACATTGCATACTTCCAGGAGACAATGTGTTGGCTCCATGGGAACCAGAACTGACAAGATATGGCCCAGGAACTGTGACAATGGGTATTGAGACCAGGGATCCTCTAAGAG ccACTGAAGATGAGGCACTTACAGTGAGTTTTTGGAATGGGAAGAGAATAAAGGTCCCTCTTGGAGTTGCTGTGTGGATCTCTCCCTCAGCGTACAAGATGATTGTAGACATGCTTCACCTGCCCATCAGCAGCAGACAGAAGCACCGGGACACAGCTCAAAACTCCACCACTTACGTAAAACAAGACCGCTTTACCACTGTGCCCGTCCACATGTGTACGGCTGACCACTTTTACAAGCACAAGTGTCCACATCGTGTTGCCCAtccacactacacacatcaacattGCACCTGCTGCTGTTTCCCAACACATAGCCAGTGCACATGTTGCTATGACCCCAAGTGTCAAGACTGGTGGCCCCTTTCACCCACAACTACAGTCTATGTTCAAGGCAGGAAAGAGCAGGAAGAGGATCAACACATGAATTCAATTGCAAGAGGAAGAGAAAGTCCCAGAAGAGTAGATGACGTTCACCTCTCATCTTCCACCTCCGAAGAGGATGATGGCTCTCATGACGATGATGAAAGTGTTGATGAAACATACCTATCACACAGCACAATGGTAGACAGTGCCGTGAACACAGATTCCAGCCTGTGGGAGAAGCCTAGCTATGATATTAGTGACCGGCCCGATTGGAAGTATTGGAAACAAAGTCAGCCAGAACCTCATCATCGAAAACCAG GGAGCAGCGTTTCCAGCAACAAGTTCAAAACGAAGACATCTGAATCGAATTCCAGTGTGTTCTTGCCGAATGCTGTTGGACTGGCCAATCAGCGTGCATTGTTTCAAACGATTTTAGATTCTCCAGCAAGGCGCCTCACAGTGAAAGATGTCCTGATTCACAAGGATTTTAACCCATCCTACAGA CAACGAGCACCTCCGGTGGTCGAGCGTCTTGGAGAAACCGAAATGGATTTTTTTTGCCAGAAACAAGCTTCTCTAGAGCAACAACAGAAGAACAAGACACAGCATCTAGAATGGGAACAAAAGAGGGAGCAAGAAGCTGACCAAAAATACAATGACATCCAGGAGGCTCACAG GAAGAAGACGTTGCAACACTTCAAAGATGAAGCCCTGAAGGTTAAAAAACAGATCCTGAGGAACGAGCGAAACATTAAAGCCAAGCAGGACGCCCGTGAGAATCACAAACTGCGGACGCAGACGCTCGCAGCAGAAGACAAACAGAGAGAACAGCGCAGGCTGGATCACCTGCAGCATGTCCGGGAGAGGCTGGACCAGAAGGAATACGAGAAGTGTGCTGCAAACGAACAGAAGCAGATCAACAGTCTG
- the ASCL3 gene encoding achaete-scute homolog 3, which produces MDNSIYNLLEKIPMVTDAQSRAQLSLPFCVDPAVKFHLYPEASRFSYSEDLALLSFAADQPVLEHYYNDPYNIPFQPTCLKFGHLEGSYGPSYIRKRNERERQRVKCVNEGYAKLRRHLPPEYLGRRLSKVQTLRAAIKYMKHLQDVLCWDASEASIDILQGRSKEPSSNIPQIRFA; this is translated from the coding sequence ATGGATAATAGCATCTACAACCTGCTGGAGAAGATACCAATGGTCACTGATGCACAAAGTCGTGCTCAGCTGTCACTACCCTTCTGCGTGGATCCCGCGGTTAAGTTTCATCTGTATCCGGAGGCCTCTCGGTTCTCATACTCAGAAGACCTGGCTTTACTTTCCTTCGCAGCAGACCAACCTGTGCTAGAACATTATTACAACGACCCCTATAATATCCCTTTTCAACCAACCTGCCTTAAATTTGGCCATCTTGAGGGTTCCTATGGACCATCTTACATTCGAAAAAGGAACgaaagagaaagacagagagtgaAATGCGTCAATGAAGGATATGCCAAACTCAGGAGGCACCTGCCGCCTGAATACTTGGGAAGACGCCTGAGCAAAGTACAAACACTCAGAGCCGCTATCAAGTACATGAAACATCTTCAGGATGTTCTTTGTTGGGATGCCAGTGAGGCTTCTATAGACATCCTGCAAGGACGCAGCAAAGAGCCCAGCTCAAACATACCACAAATACGCTTTGCATGA